From the Streptococcus oralis ATCC 35037 genome, one window contains:
- a CDS encoding ABC-F family ATP-binding cassette domain-containing protein: protein MSDFIVEKLSKSVGDKTVFKDISFIIHDLDRIGLIGVNGTGKTTLLDVLSGVSGFDGDVSPFSAKNDYKIGYLTQDPDFDDSKTVLDTVLSSDLKEIQLIREYELIMLNYSEDKQARLERVMAEMDSLQAWEIESQVKTVLSKLGIQNLSTPVGELSGGLRRRVQLAQVLLGNHDLLLLDEPTNHLDIATIEWLTLFLKNSKKTVLFITHDRYFLDALSTRIFELDRAGLTEYQGNYQDYVRLKAEQDERDAALLHKKEQLYKQELAWMRRQPQARATKQQARINRFHDLKKEVSGGVADTDLTMNFETSRIGKKVIEFQDVSFAYENKPILQDFNLLVQAKDRIGIVGDNGVGKSTLLNLIAGSLEPTKGQVIIGETVRIAYFSQQIEGLDESKRVINYLQEVAEEVKTSGGSTTSIAELLEQFLFPRSTHGTLIEKLSGGEKKRLYLLKLLLEKPNVLLLDEPTNDLDIATLTVLENFLQSFSGPVLTVSHDRYFLDKVATKILAFENGKIRPFFGHYTDYLDEKNFETDMANQVQKAEKEKVVKVREDKKRMTYQEKQEWASIEGDIEALENCIVAIEEEMQANGSDFGKLATLQKELDEKNEELLEKYERYEYLSELA from the coding sequence ATGAGTGATTTTATCGTTGAAAAACTAAGCAAATCCGTCGGTGATAAGACCGTTTTTAAGGATATTTCTTTTATCATCCATGACTTGGATAGAATCGGTCTAATAGGTGTCAATGGAACGGGTAAGACCACTCTGTTAGACGTTCTTTCTGGTGTTTCTGGCTTTGATGGGGATGTCAGTCCCTTTTCGGCAAAGAATGACTATAAGATTGGCTACTTGACCCAGGATCCTGATTTTGATGATAGCAAGACAGTTTTGGATACGGTTCTCTCCAGCGACCTCAAGGAAATCCAGTTGATTCGTGAGTATGAGTTAATCATGCTCAATTACAGTGAGGACAAGCAGGCTCGTTTGGAACGGGTCATGGCAGAGATGGATTCTCTCCAAGCCTGGGAAATTGAAAGCCAGGTCAAGACGGTCCTCAGCAAGCTGGGTATTCAGAACTTATCTACTCCTGTTGGGGAATTGTCAGGTGGTCTAAGAAGACGTGTCCAGTTGGCGCAAGTTCTCCTAGGAAACCACGACCTCTTGCTTCTGGACGAGCCGACCAACCACCTGGACATTGCGACCATTGAGTGGCTGACACTTTTTTTGAAAAATTCCAAGAAGACTGTTCTCTTTATCACCCACGATCGTTATTTCCTAGATGCACTATCAACGCGGATTTTCGAGTTGGACCGAGCAGGCTTGACCGAGTATCAGGGAAATTATCAGGACTATGTTCGCCTCAAGGCTGAACAAGATGAGCGTGACGCTGCCCTTCTCCACAAGAAAGAACAACTCTATAAGCAAGAACTGGCCTGGATGCGTAGACAACCGCAAGCGCGTGCGACCAAGCAACAAGCCCGTATCAATCGTTTCCATGACTTGAAAAAGGAAGTTTCAGGTGGCGTTGCTGATACAGACTTGACCATGAACTTTGAAACCAGTCGGATTGGGAAGAAAGTCATCGAGTTTCAGGATGTTTCCTTTGCCTATGAAAACAAGCCAATTTTGCAAGATTTTAATCTCTTGGTGCAAGCCAAAGACCGTATCGGAATCGTTGGGGATAATGGTGTCGGGAAGTCAACTCTGCTTAATCTCATCGCAGGAAGTCTTGAGCCGACTAAAGGTCAAGTTATCATCGGTGAGACGGTTCGCATCGCCTATTTTTCTCAACAAATTGAAGGTTTGGATGAAAGCAAGCGCGTTATCAATTACCTGCAGGAAGTAGCAGAAGAAGTTAAGACCAGTGGTGGTTCTACGACTTCCATTGCAGAGTTGCTAGAGCAGTTTCTCTTCCCACGTTCGACGCATGGAACCTTGATTGAGAAATTGTCAGGTGGCGAGAAAAAACGCCTTTATCTTCTCAAATTGCTTTTGGAAAAACCAAATGTTCTTCTTTTGGACGAGCCGACCAATGACCTAGACATTGCAACCTTGACAGTCTTGGAGAATTTCTTGCAGAGCTTTTCAGGTCCTGTCTTGACAGTTAGCCACGACCGTTATTTCCTGGATAAGGTAGCGACCAAGATTCTCGCCTTTGAGAATGGCAAGATTCGTCCTTTCTTTGGTCATTACACCGACTACCTTGATGAAAAAAACTTTGAAACTGATATGGCCAATCAAGTTCAAAAGGCCGAAAAGGAAAAAGTGGTCAAGGTCCGTGAAGATAAGAAACGCATGACCTACCAAGAAAAGCAGGAGTGGGCAAGCATTGAAGGCGATATTGAAGCCTTGGAAAATTGTATCGTTGCTATTGAAGAAGAAATGCAGGCAAACGGCTCTGACTTTGGTAAACTAGCTACTCTTCAAAAAGAGCTAGACGAGAAAAATGAAGAACTCCTTGAAAAATACGAGCGCTATGAATACCTAAGTGAGTTGGCATGA
- a CDS encoding CCA tRNA nucleotidyltransferase, producing MRLTQMPSEFQKALPVLEKIKEAGFEAYFVGGSVRDALLNRPIHDVDIATSSYPEETKQIFSRTADIGIEHGTVLVLDGDEEYEVTTFRTEDVYVDYRRPSAVSFVRSLEEDLKRRDFTVNAFALDETGEIIDLFHGLEDLENQVLRAVGVASERFNEDALRIMRGFRFQASLGFELEQETFEAMKTLTPLLEKISVERTFVEFDKLLLAPFWRVGLSSMIESQAYDYLPDMAASREKLQKLFDLEADFTFESSEQAWAALLWALEIKDAQPFLKAWKTSRQFAKQVQDLLTILALREEGELSKRDCYRFDLDSLLQAESLRQAQGKEVNPQAIKETYHSLTIHDKKEIQINGGILIKEYGYQPGPDLGEILTEIEFAIVDGELENDRQAIHTYLREKK from the coding sequence ATGAGATTAACGCAAATGCCTTCTGAATTTCAGAAGGCTTTACCAGTATTAGAAAAAATTAAAGAAGCAGGCTTTGAGGCCTATTTTGTTGGGGGCTCTGTTCGAGATGCCCTCCTCAATCGTCCCATCCATGATGTGGATATTGCGACTTCTTCTTATCCAGAGGAAACCAAGCAGATATTTTCCCGCACAGCTGATATCGGAATCGAGCACGGAACTGTCTTGGTTTTAGATGGGGACGAGGAGTATGAGGTAACCACCTTTCGGACAGAGGATGTCTATGTAGACTATCGCAGACCCAGTGCGGTTTCCTTTGTGCGTTCGCTAGAAGAAGACCTCAAGCGCCGTGACTTCACAGTTAATGCCTTTGCCTTGGATGAGACAGGCGAAATTATTGACTTGTTCCATGGTTTAGAGGATTTGGAAAACCAAGTCTTGCGAGCAGTTGGAGTGGCTAGTGAACGTTTCAATGAAGATGCTTTGCGCATTATGCGTGGTTTTCGTTTTCAGGCCAGTCTTGGTTTTGAACTTGAGCAAGAAACATTTGAAGCGATGAAGACTTTGACGCCACTCTTGGAGAAAATTTCTGTGGAGCGAACCTTTGTTGAGTTTGATAAGCTCTTGCTGGCACCTTTTTGGCGAGTTGGTCTGTCTTCCATGATTGAGAGTCAAGCTTATGATTATCTCCCTGATATGGCAGCCAGTCGAGAAAAGCTTCAAAAATTGTTTGATTTAGAGGCGGATTTCACCTTTGAGTCTTCTGAGCAAGCCTGGGCGGCCCTCTTGTGGGCTTTGGAGATTAAGGATGCTCAGCCATTTTTGAAGGCATGGAAAACCTCACGACAATTTGCCAAGCAGGTTCAGGATTTGCTGACCATTTTGGCTTTGCGAGAAGAAGGAGAGCTGAGCAAGCGCGATTGTTACCGCTTTGATTTGGATTCCCTTCTACAAGCCGAAAGTCTTCGTCAGGCTCAAGGAAAAGAAGTCAACCCACAAGCCATCAAAGAAACTTACCATAGTTTGACCATTCATGATAAGAAAGAAATTCAGATTAACGGTGGAATTTTGATTAAGGAATATGGTTACCAGCCAGGACCAGACTTGGGAGAGATTTTAACAGAGATTGAGTTTGCCATTGTCGATGGAGAGTTGGAAAACGACCGTCAAGCCATCCATACTTACCTGAGGGAGAAAAAATGA